GGCGACAACATACAGTGATTCAGCAGTCGCCACATCACGTAGAGCCACTTTGGTTTTTAATAATGGCATGGGGCAAGCCATGCCGCGTCCGTCAACCATGCGCTTAATATTAACGGTTGATTGATCGACTTCACTGTCATCGCTGCTTTCAATGGCGCTAATGCTTTCAATGGCGCTAATACAGTCAGGCGGCAACACAGCCAATAGGGACTGTGCGGTATCCCGCTCAGCATCAGATAATTCTGATGATAGATATACCTTAAAAGGTACGTGCATGTTGATAGAATGACTGTCAGCAGACATAACAGGAACCCTTAAAGTCTTAGTGTTTAGGCTTGAGGTGTTAGCCATGAGTTTTGATAATTGTATAAGACAGGATGCTAACACCAAACATTGATCAGAACCGCTCATTATAACAAATTGCTGCTTAGCAATTGCAGTTGAATATAATCATCATAAGATTGAGTCGATTAGAACCAAACGGCTGCTGCATGAGTATCTTGAAGATAGTAATTACGTGATCGATATGCAATTGTTTCACTATAGAATTACACAACCATGTTGCACGAAAGTGACGCGCTGCCTAGACATTGGTAGCCAGAAGAACACTGCAATTGACGTGGTCAGGTCAACCTCGTATAGTCAAAAATGATGATATTGCCAAAAGCATAGGATGCAGACATTGAACCACTATAATAATAACACCACTCGAGCGACTGGCTTTGTGACCAGCCAATGTAACGCAGGTAGAGGAAAAAGGCGACATTATATCGGGCTGCTGACACTGGCAGCTTTGATTAGTAGTCTTAGTATGCAGGGTAATGCGCTGTCTTTTGCAAACGCCAATACTGCAAGTTTCAATGCTAGTACTAGTACGCCATCGGCCTTATCTGGTCCAACATATGGCTCATGGCAGACCAAGAATTACGATGAGTTAGAGCTGCCAAGTTTGCAAGGTCAGGGGCTAAGCTTTTCCGATCAATATCAAAATAAGCTCGTCGGTGAATGGGCGCTGCAAAACATCAACGGCCGCATAAAGATGGAGCATGACCCTTGGATTCAAGAAACCATAAAAGACATGACATGGCGCATGAATGCCCAAGTGCGTCAGCAAGCACCATTGGCTTTGGTGGTCATTGATAATCCGAGTATTAACGCCTTTGCGGCGCCAGGCGGGGTAATAGGGGTCAATACTGGTACCATATTGGCCGCAAATAGCATGGATGAGCTGGCCAGTGTTATTGCGCATGAGGTGGCTCATGTGAGCCAGCGTCATTATGAGAGCGGTGCAGATGAGCGCAAAAAAGCCTTACTGATGCAGATAGGTGGCATGTTAGCAGCGATTGCGGCATCGGCCGTGGATGGTGATGCTACAGCAGCAGTCATGATGGGCAGCCAAACAGCGATTATGAATAGCAGCATGGCTTTTAGTCGTAGCAATGAGCGTGAAGCTGATCGGGTGGGCATGCAAATCATGAATCAAGCTGGTTATGACCCACGCGCCATGCCAAGGTTTTTTGCCACGATGAATCAAAAAAGCCAGCTCAATCAGGTAGAAAACCAGTTTTTGCCAAGCTTTGTACGCTCGCATCCTTTGAGTAACGAGCGTCTCAGTGATACACAAAGCCGTGCTCAGCGTTATCCCTCCTTATCGCTCATCCAGCAGCAGCGTCATCAAGCGTTATTTGACTTGCTCTATTGGCGGGTACAAGTTATGGGCAAGCATGCCTCGGAGACGTCCCTGACGACCGCCGCCAAAAATAGCATTGGTGCCAAACTGGCCTTAATGTATTGGTATAGCGAGCAACAGCGTTTTGACGACGCCAATGATCTTATGACTGAGATGAGAGCTTTACCTACTCGGCAACAGCAATCTATAGAGCCCCTACTATCCATCACTCATAGCCAAGTGCTGAGTGAGCAAAACAAATGGCAACAGGCGGCAGAAGTACTGACGCGTCAGCAGCGCCTGTACCCTGAGCGCCGCGATTTGCGCTTATATTTGGCGGAAGCGCTCACCAATAGCAATCAGCCTCTGCAGGCACAAACCTTGCTAAAACCACTCATTCAGCAGCAGTCTAGTGATCGCTATGCGTGGCAGAGTATGCAACTGGCCAACGAAAAGATGGCCAAAACGGCAACCTCACCGCAAGTGGCACGCATTGCTACCATCAATGCGCTGCGTTATCGCAGTCATGACCAGCTATGGAATGGTCGTTATGACTCAGCGCTGACTTCACTCACGCAGGCCAAGCAGCTTGCAGAGCAGATGCAGGCGAGTGGCCAAGGCAGCAGTGCTCGTCCGCTCCTTGCGAATATCACGCAAGAAATAAAAGACGTAAAAACCGCGAAAGACTATAAGCCTTAAGCGGTTATTAGGAGGTCAGAGGTGTTATTGCTCATTGATTTTGACGAAGCTTTAGCCTTGTAGCGCTTCTTTTACCAGCTTTGAGATGAGAGCAGGATCGGCACGGCCAGCGGTTTTGTTCTTTAGCACACCCATGACGCTACCCATATCGCGCATTGAGGTGGCACCTTGTTCAGCGATCTCAGCCTTTACCAATGCTGCAATTTCTGCTTCGTCCATTTGCTTGGGCATGAACTCATTGATGATATCAATCTCGAACTGCTCTTTGCTCGCCAGATCATCACGGCCATTTTCTGTAAAGATGCCCAGTGACTCTTGGCGCTGTTTAAGCTGTTTTTGTAGTATCTCTAAAACGCCAGCGTCATCCAGCTCTGTTTGACGGTCAATTTCAATTTGCTTAACGACTGCTTGCACGTTGCGTAGCACTTTGACGCGCTCAAGCTCACGGGCTTTCATAGACGTTTTGATATTATCAGATAGGGTTTGTTTAAGTTGGCTCATGATTGTTATTGTTCCTTATGTCATTGAAATCTTATGTTATTGAAATCTTATGTTATTGAAATCTTATGTTATTGAAATCTTATGTTATTGAAATCTTATGTTATTGAAATCTTATGTTATTGAAATCTTATGTTATTGAAATAAAAAATAAACGCAACGCTAATATAAACGCAAATAAACGCAACGCTAATATAAACGCTAAGGCATCATACTAAAAAGTGTAGCATAAAAAACGCCACTGATATCAATGGATAGCAGTGGCGCTGAGATATATGGGGATAATCTTAGTTTCAATTATGGTCGTTACAATTACTAGCCAATATTATCGAAACTTAATATCCAACCTCATTATCGACCTTAACAAACATAATTGGTGTTAGTAAGCAGTCGTTAATAAGTGATTAGTACATACGCGTAGTACGGATAGTTTCGCGTTGTAGTTTTTTCTTGTAACGCTTAACGGCAGCGGCTTTTTTGCGCTTACGCTCTTGCGTTGGTTTTTCATAAAACTCACGTTTACGTACATCTGATAACACACCAGCTTTTTCACAAGCACGCTTAAAACGACGGATAGCGATATCAACTGGTTCGTTTTCTTTAACCTTAACTGAAGGCATGAAGACTCCTTTTGGATGAGATATAAGGGCATTAGTTTGGCTGTGTATTAGTATTTAGCCGCAATATCTCAAGATTGCAGGCATCAGCTCAAACTAGGATTATCTTGCGCTATAGCACAAGGGCAACTATTCTACTAAAAAATACCAGTAAAGTCAAAGCCTTTAGGGCATTTATGTATGACTATCTTATTGTTTTATAGTGAATAAATAAGGTTTTTTGAGATTTACTACTTAACTTCTGGAGTTTTTCATTCGAGGCAGTCCTGAAACTCTTAACCAATCACAATAAAAAACCCTACTGTCTATAACGTATTCAGTGCAGTTTATGCTATGATTATTTCCATACAGTAATAGATTTTTTTACGCTTTTATGTCAATTTTATTGAGGGTTTTAGAATGAAAAAAACAGCATTAAACATGGCGTTAAGTACCGCACTCATCATCAGCTTTGGTATGGGTATCAGTGCCTGTAGTGGTGATAAAGAATCAAAGGTCTATGCACCTGATCGCGTTGATGAAGCGGCTGAGCTTGCTCGTAGCAACGCGCCTGAAGCTGAAGTAATGGATTTTCCAGAAGTGGAAGTAGTGGCGACAGATGCTGAAGCAGATACTAGCATGGCAACGGAAGAAGATGCGATGGCAGATGAGACGCTAGAGTCTGATGCTGATACAGCAGATACAGAGGTGGCTGACGCCGAAACGCCTGCCGCGGATGCTGTTGCAGCAGATGACGAAGTAGAGCCTGAGCCAGCAGCCAGTTAATAGCTGCCAGCGTATTTCGAGTAATATGAACGTGTGAATGGCAATAAAAGCCATTGCTATAAGCCAATCGATAAGGATTTGAGCATGGATTGCAAACAACAACGTACGCAGACAAAACCAAGGGGTAAATTGCTTTTGTCTGCCATGAGCCTTAGTGCGTTATTAGCGCTTAGCGCTTGTAGTGGTGACAATACAGCTGCTGAAGAGCCTGCGGCTGTCAACGAGACCGAAACAGTAGTGGTTGAAGCGCCAGAAGCAGAGACTGAGGTTGTCATTGATGAGCCCGTGGCGGAGCCTGAGCCTGAAGAGGCGGTAGTCGTAGAAGCTGAAGAAACTGCCGTGGAGCCCGAGCCTGTCGCTGCTGAGCCAGTAGTATTGTCTGCAGATACGGGCGCCAAGATATATGAGGCAAACTGTAAGCTATGTCATGAAAGCGGTTTGCTAAGTGCTCCAATACACGGTGACAAAGCGGCGTGGGCTCCTCGCCTTACTAAAGATAAAGAAACGCTCTATATGCACTCTGCAAAGGGCTTTAACAAGATGCCAGCACAAGCCACTGACAAAGTGAGTGAAGCTGAGGTTCATGCTGCTGTTGATTATATGCTCGCAGCGGTAAGCTAAATCAGCTTACTAGCCATTGAAATTTGCTAAACTGGCCGTCATTGTAGCTTACAATGGCGGTTTTTTTGATTAAAAACAGCGATAAATGTATTGAACGTATCGCTATGCTAAACAACGAAATAAAGGCAAAAGCATGAAAGTATTGGGTTTAGAGACTTCTTGTGATGAGACTGGGCTGGCTATTTTTGATAGTGAGCAGATAGACAGTGACAATCAAGGCCTGCTTGGACAAGTGCTGTACTCACAGATAGAGCTGCATGCCGTCTACGGCGGCGTCGTGCCTGAGCTTGCCAGTCGTGATCATATCCGTAAGCTTGTGCCTTTATTTCATGAGCTCTTGGAACAATGCGGCATCAGTAAAGATGAGATAGATGCTGTTGCTTATACCAAAGGCCCTGGGCTGATCGGTGCTTTGATGACGGGTGCATTATTTGGGCGCAGCTTGGCGTATGGTCTAGATATTCCAGCGATTGGTATTCATCATATGGAAGGGCATTTGCTGGCACCGCTAATGGGTGCAAATCCGCCCGCATTTCCTTTTGTGTCGCTCCTGGTGTCTGGTGGCCATACTTTACTGATTGCCGCGCGTGGTGTTGGGCAATATGAGATATTGGGTGAGTCGATCGATGATGCAGCAGGTGAGTGCTTTGATAAAGCCGCCAAGATGCTCAGCTTGCCATATCCTGGCGGGCCCAATATTGCCAAATTGGCGGAAACGGGTAATCCGAATGCTTACGACTTACCAAGACCCATGTTACATCGCGGTTTGGACTTTTCGTTTAGCGGTATGAAAACAGCCGTGCATAACCTGATCAAAGATACCCCTTATTCGGAAAGTGGCCCTGACGGTGATCCACAAGTTCGTGCCGATATTGCCGCAAGTTTTCAACATGCAATGGTTGATACGCTAGTGAAGAAGAGTGTTAAAGCATTAAAACAAGCAAATATGAGCCGCTTAGTGATTGCAGGCGGCGTCAGTGCCAATACTCATTTACGTGAAACGTTAGAGGCTGAGTTGGCTAAAATAAATGCGACCGTCCATTATGCCCCGCCTGCGTTATGTACAGATAACGGGGCAATGATTGCTTATGCCGGTTACGAGCGCTTGCAAGCAGGGCAGTCCGATGATTTAGCGGTGAGCTGTGTGCCACGTTGGCCGATGACAGAATTGCCTGCGGTATGAAGTTTAAAAGCCATACAAATTAAGGATAACATATGCAGTGGCTCGCCATGGGTTTAGGAGCAGCATTTGGAGCTTGCTTGCGGGCATGGTTAACACGTTTTAATCTGCTACATAGCTGGATACCACTAGGTACATTAAGCGCAAATGTGTTAGGAGGGCTGCTGATTGGTCTGGCATTGGTATGGTTTGAGCGGATGGGTAGTGGCCTGTCAGATAATGTCAGGGTGTTTGTCATGACTGGATTTTTGGGCGGGCTGACGACCTTTAGCACTTTTAGCGCTGAGGTATTTAGTTTTATGCATGATGGACGGCTGTTGGCAGGTCTAGCACTGATAGGGTTGCACGTCGGACTGACATTGCTGGCAACCGCGTTGGGATTTTACTTTTTTAAGTTAGTTTTGTGACTTTTGCTAGATATTACTCGTTTGATGGTCTGATATAAGTAGTTCCTTTATATCAGGCTGTTTTAGGTAGTCTGTTAATTGTTTAAGAGGTCTGTTTTGGTGGTTCCAGTGGGGTATAATTAATTCTATTCAATCCATCTTTTATTCGATGCATGTTCCTGATACTGTATTCATAATTAGACTGTTTCTCATACTCACATAATCTAGATTCTTGTAAAAACGAATTGAATAGGTTCTCATAATCTTCTGAAAAATATCGCCCACCCATTATAGCTGTTCCTAACTCTACTAGTGTTCTTAAGCTTGCTATTTCTTCATCTGTAAGGGTATTAATATGCCCTTCGTTCAGATCACCCGATAAAATTTTAGATAACTTATCTTTATCTATTTGAAGTTCATAAATATTTGGATAAATATAACGTTTAAACTCCATATGGTTTTTGATAATATCAATCGCTTCCGATAGTTCTCTAGAGCCTATTAATAGCTTAGCCTTCAAGTTTTTTTTATATCGGAGAAACTAGGGTTACTCCATTCCTCGAAAATAGGTAGCTCTTGCGCTATAGCCTCTATATCTTTCCGGCTTAGGCTTTTAGTAAAGGTTTTTGCTTTGTACTCGTCTACTAGCGAATCCATTTCATAAGTAAACGATTCACAAATTTTAGATAATTCAGTGAATTTATTATAGAAATTGAAAAGCCCAATTACTCCCATACCTTCTAAATGCATTGCTCCTTCAGAGCTGTATGGGTATCTAAACGTTTCTCCAGTCGGGTCGATGCTGTTAAAGTCTTGAATATAAGGTGCGATTTTTTCTATATAAACAGCCAGTCTTGAATCCTTTGTTCTCTCAACAATATCAACAAAAATATTCCAAAGTCTTTCTATATCATGTGTTTTCACTAATTTTTCATCAATATTTTCTTTAACTTTAAAGTAATTAATAGTATCTATTTTTTGTTTAATATAAATTTCAATAAAATGTCTAGCAGTAAATAGTATAGGATAAGCTGAGGTATCATTATTCCAAAGAAAGGCGTGCTCAGGTCTATTGTAATCTACATCTGGAATATATTGAGATAAGATGGATTCTAACATCACTAAAGTAGCTGATTGGTAGCCATCAATATGAGAGAACATTCCTCTCCAGCCGTTGTTACCGACACATGCGTTAAATTGAGAGTTTTCTTGCTCGTTACCGAATAAATCTGCTGTTTCACTCATTTTTGAAAACACCCTATATTCTGTATAAATGTCCAAAAAGAACACTGCAATTATTTAATAACCTGAACCATTGATACCATTAGCCTACAACCGAATACTCAAGTCCTCACTAGGGAACCATGATATACCATAACATCCGTCATGGCATAAGAAAGTATTTAGTGTTAGTTAACTAAAAAATGGTGTCTTACAACGGCTTCACAATACCCTCTAACAAACTCGCAAACCCCTGCATATAAGCGGTATCTTGGCTTGAGGTACGCGTCGCTGCATATAGCTGACAGTGTACGCCACTGCCTAACGGACGCGAGACAACCCAGCCTTTTTTCTCATATTCTGCAACCACCCAATCAGGTAATGCCGCTACGCCGCGCTCACTAGCGACCAACTGAATCAGCATTGCCGTCAGCTCTGTGCTACGAATGCTCGCAAAGCTCACTTCTGCAGGCGTCATAAAGTTGGCTATAATGTCGAGACGCTTTGCTTCCACGGGATACGCGATTAAAGTCTCGTCAGTCAAATCACTGGGTTCAATAAACTCTTGCGCGGCCAAATCATGCGTTGGTGAAAGTACCAAGCGACTCTCATACTCGAATAGGGGCTGATAGCTGATACCCTCTATCGGTAAATCACTGGTGGTAATGAGCAGGTCAATATCACCTTCCATCAACAAATGATGCGGTTCAGGCTCAAAGCCAGTCGCAAAGTCCAGCTCCACATCCGACCATTCACGGCGGTAATGATTAAGTATCGGCATCAGCCAATCAAAGCAACTATGGCATTCAGAGGCTAGGCGTAATCTGCCAGCTTGACCATGTGCTAAGCGTTTGAGATTGGATTTGGTACGGGTGACTTGCGGCATTATGCTGTCTGCCAATGCCAGTACCGTCTTGCCAGCTGGGGTAAAGGTGAGTGGACGGGTGCGGCGATTGACCAAGCTGATATCGTAGTAATTCTCTAGCTCTTTTAGCTGATGCGACACCGCAGAGGCGGTGACGTGCAGCTCATCGGCGGCCGCAGCCAATGAACCATGCGCACGCAGTGCCGTTAAAGTATTGAGATGGCGAAGCTCTAACATAAGACAACCTAACCGCTAAGGTGAGAAAATTTCATTATAATCGATATAGCGCTGATTTTCATTCAAAGCTTAAGATTGACAGGTTCTTCATAACTCTTCAATAGCTAGCGCCGACGTAACAATAGCTGCGAGATGATGACTAAGATAAGCGAGGCGGCTAATAGCAATGTACCAATGGCGTTGACTTCTGGCTTGAGTCCTACGCGTACCATAGAATAAATTCTCAGCGGTAAAATCTCATAGCTAGGGCCCGTGACAAAGGTGGAAACCACCACATCGTCTAGTGATAAGGTAAAGGCGAGTAGCCAGCCTGCCATCACTGCGGGCAGAATGACGGGAATCAGTACCGTACGCACCATCGTTGATTCGTTCGCGCCCAAGTCACGCGCGGCTTCCATTAGGCGCTCATCTAAGCTACTTAAGCGTGCAAACACAGTGATGACCACAAATGGCAGACAAAAGGTAATGTGCGCCAGTAATAGCGATATAAAGCCTAATTGCAGACCAATTAATAAAAATAACGCGAGCAATGAGATAGCCAAGACAATCTCAGGTGACATCATTAGCACAAACAACAGCCCGTTTAACAGACCTTTGCCGCGAAAGTTGTAGCGGTGTAGGGCAAGCGCTGTCAGTGTACCTATCAAAGTTGAGACGGTCGCGGCGACCAAACCCAAAACGATAGAATGCCAAAAAGCATCGAGCATCGCTTGGTTATTGAATAGCGACTCATACCACTTTAAGCTAAAGCCACCCCAGTTATAGCCAATCTTCGACTCATTGAATGACATCACTACCAAAACGATGATGGGCAGATATAGCATCGCATAAATTAGGCCAAGATAGCCTTTAGCCGCGATGCTGCCAATTTTAATAGGACGCTTATTGTTAACGGGTGAGTTGTTTAATGATCTATTAGACATTAGGCCACCTCATTAAAGTCGGTCTTGCCAATGCGGCGGCTACTGGCACGATAGGCGAGTAATAGTACGGCCATCGCAAGGGTCAATATCACGCTGGCTGCGGCACCAAATGGCCAATCGCGCGCATCCAAAAATTGATTTTTGATGATATTACCGACCAATAAATTGCGTGAGCCACCCAAAATATCTGCCACATAGAACATACCCATCGCTGGCAATAGTACCAATAGCACCCCCGAAATAATCCCAGGCGTGGTCAAGGGTAGCACCACGTGCCAAAAGGTTTGCGTTCTGGAGGCGCCCAAATCCTGCGAGGCAAGCAGCATGTCATTACGCAAATCGGTAAATACTGCATAGAGCGGCAAGACCATAAACGGGAATAGTAAATAAGTCAGTCCAGCTATTACCGCACCTTGGGTGTATAAAATATCGATAGGGGCATCGATGACACCTATCGCTAGTAGGGTTTTATTAATCAAACCGTTATTGGCAAATAGTAATTTGAGCGCATAGGTCCGTACTAGAGAGTTGGTCCAGAACGGCAGGATTAATAGCATCATTAGCAAGGGCTGCCAGCGCACTTTGGCTTTGGATATCAGCCAGGCAAAAGGATAGCCCAGCAATAAGCAAATGATCGTGGTGATACCCGCCATCCATAAAGAATGGACAAATACCTCGAAATACAGCGGGTCAACCATGCGTATATAGCTGTCGATACTGACAGGTAAGCTAATAAAGGCACTGCTATCACGGGTCAAAAAACTGACAGCGATGACCAATATATTTGGCAATAACGCAAATATCAGTAGCCAACCCCAGATTAGCCATAGCGTTGCGGTGCGAAAAGGGCTTTTGCTGCCCAGATTGAAACGGCTAGTACCTGCCATCAGCTGCCATCCTTTTGCGCAAATACGTTTTGCCCAACTTCATTTTGCTCAGTTTTATTTTCAATAGGCACAGAGTCATCTGGCAATACCCACTCCCAGCCATCCACCCATGACACTCTGACCGCTTCATTTAATTTATAGTCAAAGCTTGGATCATCTTCATCAAAGAACTCAGAGGCCTTAATAATATGACCGTTTGCCAATTCGATAATCGAATCTAAGGTACTGCCTTTATAGTTACTTTCAATGACGCGGCCTAGTAGTCCCGTGTGACCATTATCTTTCGGGTCATAGATTCGCAAATCTTCAGGACGTAACAGTAAGTTTACGATGTCGCCTACTTGCACATCATTAGCAAAATCAGGACGACGCAAATTACGTAATGTCGTTGGACCGTCTTGTGCCTGCGCCTCACAGACCTCGACTTCGATGCGCCCGTTGGTCACTTTTCCATCACGATCTGGCTGGTCGGGATAGAC
The sequence above is a segment of the Psychrobacter fulvigenes genome. Coding sequences within it:
- the tsaD gene encoding tRNA (adenosine(37)-N6)-threonylcarbamoyltransferase complex transferase subunit TsaD; translation: MKVLGLETSCDETGLAIFDSEQIDSDNQGLLGQVLYSQIELHAVYGGVVPELASRDHIRKLVPLFHELLEQCGISKDEIDAVAYTKGPGLIGALMTGALFGRSLAYGLDIPAIGIHHMEGHLLAPLMGANPPAFPFVSLLVSGGHTLLIAARGVGQYEILGESIDDAAGECFDKAAKMLSLPYPGGPNIAKLAETGNPNAYDLPRPMLHRGLDFSFSGMKTAVHNLIKDTPYSESGPDGDPQVRADIAASFQHAMVDTLVKKSVKALKQANMSRLVIAGGVSANTHLRETLEAELAKINATVHYAPPALCTDNGAMIAYAGYERLQAGQSDDLAVSCVPRWPMTELPAV
- a CDS encoding GatB/YqeY domain-containing protein, with translation MSQLKQTLSDNIKTSMKARELERVKVLRNVQAVVKQIEIDRQTELDDAGVLEILQKQLKQRQESLGIFTENGRDDLASKEQFEIDIINEFMPKQMDEAEIAALVKAEIAEQGATSMRDMGSVMGVLKNKTAGRADPALISKLVKEALQG
- a CDS encoding sulfurtransferase TusA family protein; its protein translation is MSADSHSINMHVPFKVYLSSELSDAERDTAQSLLAVLPPDCISAIESISAIESSDDSEVDQSTVNIKRMVDGRGMACPMPLLKTKVALRDVATAESLYVVATDPNSQADITAFCRQTQQAAHGDTLLLTVNKMTGGQTVNGTHGLPKQPPDTIFHFIITKTDSN
- the potB gene encoding spermidine/putrescine ABC transporter permease PotB; this encodes MAGTSRFNLGSKSPFRTATLWLIWGWLLIFALLPNILVIAVSFLTRDSSAFISLPVSIDSYIRMVDPLYFEVFVHSLWMAGITTIICLLLGYPFAWLISKAKVRWQPLLMMLLILPFWTNSLVRTYALKLLFANNGLINKTLLAIGVIDAPIDILYTQGAVIAGLTYLLFPFMVLPLYAVFTDLRNDMLLASQDLGASRTQTFWHVVLPLTTPGIISGVLLVLLPAMGMFYVADILGGSRNLLVGNIIKNQFLDARDWPFGAAASVILTLAMAVLLLAYRASSRRIGKTDFNEVA
- the potC gene encoding spermidine/putrescine ABC transporter permease PotC, whose amino-acid sequence is MSNRSLNNSPVNNKRPIKIGSIAAKGYLGLIYAMLYLPIIVLVVMSFNESKIGYNWGGFSLKWYESLFNNQAMLDAFWHSIVLGLVAATVSTLIGTLTALALHRYNFRGKGLLNGLLFVLMMSPEIVLAISLLALFLLIGLQLGFISLLLAHITFCLPFVVITVFARLSSLDERLMEAARDLGANESTMVRTVLIPVILPAVMAGWLLAFTLSLDDVVVSTFVTGPSYEILPLRIYSMVRVGLKPEVNAIGTLLLAASLILVIISQLLLRRR
- a CDS encoding LysR family transcriptional regulator, with amino-acid sequence MLELRHLNTLTALRAHGSLAAAADELHVTASAVSHQLKELENYYDISLVNRRTRPLTFTPAGKTVLALADSIMPQVTRTKSNLKRLAHGQAGRLRLASECHSCFDWLMPILNHYRREWSDVELDFATGFEPEPHHLLMEGDIDLLITTSDLPIEGISYQPLFEYESRLVLSPTHDLAAQEFIEPSDLTDETLIAYPVEAKRLDIIANFMTPAEVSFASIRSTELTAMLIQLVASERGVAALPDWVVAEYEKKGWVVSRPLGSGVHCQLYAATRTSSQDTAYMQGFASLLEGIVKPL
- the rpsU gene encoding 30S ribosomal protein S21, with the protein product MPSVKVKENEPVDIAIRRFKRACEKAGVLSDVRKREFYEKPTQERKRKKAAAVKRYKKKLQRETIRTTRMY
- a CDS encoding M48 family metalloprotease, with product MNHYNNNTTRATGFVTSQCNAGRGKRRHYIGLLTLAALISSLSMQGNALSFANANTASFNASTSTPSALSGPTYGSWQTKNYDELELPSLQGQGLSFSDQYQNKLVGEWALQNINGRIKMEHDPWIQETIKDMTWRMNAQVRQQAPLALVVIDNPSINAFAAPGGVIGVNTGTILAANSMDELASVIAHEVAHVSQRHYESGADERKKALLMQIGGMLAAIAASAVDGDATAAVMMGSQTAIMNSSMAFSRSNEREADRVGMQIMNQAGYDPRAMPRFFATMNQKSQLNQVENQFLPSFVRSHPLSNERLSDTQSRAQRYPSLSLIQQQRHQALFDLLYWRVQVMGKHASETSLTTAAKNSIGAKLALMYWYSEQQRFDDANDLMTEMRALPTRQQQSIEPLLSITHSQVLSEQNKWQQAAEVLTRQQRLYPERRDLRLYLAEALTNSNQPLQAQTLLKPLIQQQSSDRYAWQSMQLANEKMAKTATSPQVARIATINALRYRSHDQLWNGRYDSALTSLTQAKQLAEQMQASGQGSSARPLLANITQEIKDVKTAKDYKP
- a CDS encoding c-type cytochrome, with the protein product MDCKQQRTQTKPRGKLLLSAMSLSALLALSACSGDNTAAEEPAAVNETETVVVEAPEAETEVVIDEPVAEPEPEEAVVVEAEETAVEPEPVAAEPVVLSADTGAKIYEANCKLCHESGLLSAPIHGDKAAWAPRLTKDKETLYMHSAKGFNKMPAQATDKVSEAEVHAAVDYMLAAVS
- the crcB gene encoding fluoride efflux transporter CrcB — encoded protein: MQWLAMGLGAAFGACLRAWLTRFNLLHSWIPLGTLSANVLGGLLIGLALVWFERMGSGLSDNVRVFVMTGFLGGLTTFSTFSAEVFSFMHDGRLLAGLALIGLHVGLTLLATALGFYFFKLVL